In a genomic window of Babylonia areolata isolate BAREFJ2019XMU chromosome 3, ASM4173473v1, whole genome shotgun sequence:
- the LOC143280338 gene encoding uncharacterized protein LOC143280338 → EKERQRGRERRRERERGRERKREKERKREEREREREGRESKRKMREKERRKNERRE, encoded by the exons gagaaagagagacagagagggagagagagaaggagagagagagaaagggggagagagagaaagagggagaaagagagaaagagggag gagagagaaagagagagagaagggagagagagcaagagaaagatgagagaaaaagagagaagaaaaaacgagagaagagagtga